DNA from Candidatus Cloacimonas acidaminovorans str. Evry:
GGAGGTTTTCCTTCTCCGGCAACTTTTCCGACTGAGATTTTGAGCAAACTATTTCAGGAAGTGGTTTTCCAGCAGGGCAGAGATGTTCTCCAATATGGTAACAGTGAAGGTGACGATCAACTGAAGGAGGAAATTTTAAAGTGGGAGAATTATCCTAACCTGAATCGGAATAATCTGATTATTACCGTAGGAGCCACCAATGCCATTTATTATATGAGCAGAACTTTACTTAATGAAGGAGATATTGTTCTTTGCGAAGCACCCAGTTTTTTGGGTTCTATTGTTGCTTTTGAAGCTGTAGGAGCAGAGGTTCATTGTGTTTCTATGGATAATGAAGGAATTGATTTAAATCGTTTGGCAGAGAAAGTTAAACGCTTGCGCGATGCCGATAAGAAGATCAAATTTCTTTATACTATTCCCGATTTTCAAAATCCCACAGGTATTACGATGAGTTATAAACGCCGCTATAAATTGCTAAAATACTGTGAAGCGGAAGATATTCTCATTATGGAAGATAATCCTTATTCCCGTTTAAATTTCAGCGAAGAAGAACAACCAACTTTATTACGCATCGCTCAAACTGAATTAAATAATCCCTATCTGGTGACTGAAATCGTTTCTTTTTCCAAAATATTGGGTCCGGGAATGCGCGTTGCCTACGCTATCGGAGCTCCGGAATTGATCAATAAAATGGTTTCCTGGCAACAGAAAGTTACTATCAGTCCCGATTGCACAACCGAAAGAGTTGTAGCCAAATTTCTGGCTGAGGGTTATATGGAACCGCATATTAAAAACCTTTGTAAATTCTATAAACCCTATTTGGACAAGATGTTGGCTTGCCTTTCTGCCGAGATGCCTGTTTATGTGCAATGGACAAAACCTAAGGGCGGAATTTTTATCTGGCTGTGGCTGCCTGAAGATATTAATGCAGATACCCTTTTCTATAAAGCCAAAGACCATTTGGTAACCTTCATTCCGGGTAGTAAATTCTATCCTGAGGGCCAGGAAAGATTTAACTGTATGCGTCTTAATTATACCTATTCTACTATGGAACAAATAGAAACGGGCATCAAACGCCTGGGTGAATTGATAAAATCAATTTATGTTTGACATCGGTATAATTATTGCTTATAATATATATAAATCCTTTGCATCACTAAGGAGAAAAAAATGAGAAAGGTCTTGCTGATTACTATGCTGTTAGTAATGCTATTACCGTTAATAGCTCAAAGTGATATTCCGCATCCAAATTTCAGTCCCTATACCAATAACGGTTCTTCGTTTCTCGGTTTGAATAAACTTTCAATGAGCCATTCCATGGGTTTTCAGGCAGGAACCAGTTCCACCGGTGAGGGGTATTATCTTTCTCTTTATACCAATCATCTTAAATATAAATTCAATCCCAAACTGGAAATGAATCTGGACTTGAATTTTGTAAACTATGGCGGTTTTGATACCGGCAGCAAATTTGAACTGGATAATGCCAATTACAGTCGTGTTATTCCTGAATTTTCCCTGCGTTACACTCCCCGGGATAACATTCAAATTCAGTTACAAAT
Protein-coding regions in this window:
- a CDS encoding aminotransferase-like domain-containing protein, with translation MITNYFSETTKTMKSSLIRELVATTKNVPDLISFAGGFPSPATFPTEILSKLFQEVVFQQGRDVLQYGNSEGDDQLKEEILKWENYPNLNRNNLIITVGATNAIYYMSRTLLNEGDIVLCEAPSFLGSIVAFEAVGAEVHCVSMDNEGIDLNRLAEKVKRLRDADKKIKFLYTIPDFQNPTGITMSYKRRYKLLKYCEAEDILIMEDNPYSRLNFSEEEQPTLLRIAQTELNNPYLVTEIVSFSKILGPGMRVAYAIGAPELINKMVSWQQKVTISPDCTTERVVAKFLAEGYMEPHIKNLCKFYKPYLDKMLACLSAEMPVYVQWTKPKGGIFIWLWLPEDINADTLFYKAKDHLVTFIPGSKFYPEGQERFNCMRLNYTYSTMEQIETGIKRLGELIKSIYV